From Pseudomonas sp. stari2:
TCCTTCGAGCGGGTGTTCAACCTGCCCAAAGGGGTCGACGCCGAGAAGATCGATGCGCACTTCAGCAAAGGCGTATTGAGCATCTCGCTGCCGAAAAAGCCCGAAGCGATGAAAGCGGACAAGGTCGTGCCGATCAAGGGCGAATGAATCCGCAGATGTATGCCCCTTGCCGGAAAACCGGCAAGGGGCTTTTTCTTGGGCCTCAGCCTCTGAAAATGTCGAATGGCTCGATCTTCAGCACCTTGCGAATGCCTAGGTAGCTGGAAAACCCGGCAATCAACAGCACCAGACCAAACGCCAGTCCCAGATTCCAGAAAGTGACGATCGCAGCGTAGTTGGGAAGATAGGTTCGTGCGATGACGATCATCAGAGTCACCAGTCCGATGCCCAGACCATAACCGGTCATCGCGGTGAACATGGCCATGAAGAAGATCATGTAGACCATCTCCCGGCTCTTGGCGCCGATGGCTTTCAAAGCGGCAAACTTATCCAGGTTTTCCAGAATGAAACTGTAGAACGTCTGACCGGAAATCGACAGGCCGACCAGAAAACTGATGACTGTCATCATCAGAATATTGGTCCCGACACCGGTCTGATAGATGTAGAAGTCGGCAATACGCCGGTTGAACTCATCCCTGGTCAGGGCGATGTAGCCCAACCGCGCCACTTGCTGCTTGATGGCTGCCTCACCTTGCCGGCTTCTGGGCTTGAGCAAAATGTATGACACGGTGAAGCGTGTCGTAGGGATGTATTCGATGGCACGCCGGTAGGTTGTGTAAAGCGTCGGCACTCCGGTCAATCCACCGACCAGAACCCTGGCGATGCCGACGATGGTGCCCCGGTGGTCGTTGAGCTCGAACGAGGTACCGATGGCAGGGTTACCCAGTTTTGCGAACTCAGCA
This genomic window contains:
- a CDS encoding ABC transporter permease gives rise to the protein MKYSGILRIGYKLLVNDRAKFSALLVGITFSVFLMMQMTAMFAGILNRAYSTVTNVGAPMWIIDPAVNTPTIAIPLPDYLLDAVRSMQQVEYAVPVFIGSAQVRLENGTYQGVSVIGLDDTSLLGRPALEQGAIEDIYAENAFIVVHDAEFAKLGNPAIGTSFELNDHRGTIVGIARVLVGGLTGVPTLYTTYRRAIEYIPTTRFTVSYILLKPRSRQGEAAIKQQVARLGYIALTRDEFNRRIADFYIYQTGVGTNILMMTVISFLVGLSISGQTFYSFILENLDKFAALKAIGAKSREMVYMIFFMAMFTAMTGYGLGIGLVTLMIVIARTYLPNYAAIVTFWNLGLAFGLVLLIAGFSSYLGIRKVLKIEPFDIFRG